Part of the Tachyglossus aculeatus isolate mTacAcu1 chromosome 23, mTacAcu1.pri, whole genome shotgun sequence genome, cttaatgtctgtctccccctctagaccatgagctcgttgttgggtagggaccgtctctagatgttgccaacttgtccttcccaagcgcttagtacggtgctccgcacacagtaagcactcaataaatacaactgaatgaatgaatgacaccattaaaataaaaaaccaatctcaaatggcatttgttgataataataattaacaatgatggtatctactatgtgccaagcactgttctaagcgctggagtagatatcaggCGAGCAGGTCATCcgacgcggggctcgcagtctgcatccccaggtacttattaagcacctactacgtgccaagcactgttctaagtgctggagtagatatcaggCGAGCAGGTCATCcgacgcggggctcgcagtctgcatccccaggtatttattaagcacctactacgtgccaagcactgttctaagcgctggagtagatatcaggcctatctcctccaggaggccttcccagcctgagccccttccttcctctccccctcgcccccctctccatccccctcatcttacctccttcccttccccacagcacctgtatatatggatatatgtttgtacatatttattactctatttattttacttgtacatatctattctatttattctattttgttagtatgtttggttttgttctctgtctcccccttttagactgtgagcccactgttgggtagggactgtctccagatgttgccgacttgtacttcccaagcgcttagtacagtgctctgcacacagtaagcgctcaataaatacgattgattgatatcaggcgAGCATGTCATccgacgcggggctcacagcctgcatccccaggtatttattaagcacctactatgtgccaagcactgttctacgtgctggagtagatatcaggAGAGCAGGTcatccgacgtggggctcacagcctgcatccccaggtatttattaagcacctactatgtgccaagcactgttctaagcgctggagtagatatcaggCGAGCACATCatctgatgtggggctcacagtatgcatccccaggtatttattaagcacctactatgtgacagtctgcatccccaggtatttattaagcacctactatgtgccaagcactgttctaagcgctggagtagatatcaggCGAGCACGTCATccgacgcggggctcacagtctgcatccccaggtatttattaagcacctactatgtgccaagcactgttctaagcgctggagtagatatcaggCAAGCACATCatctgatgtggggctcacagtctgcatccccaggtatttattaagcacctactatgtgacagCCTGCATCcccaggtatttattaagcacctcctatgtgccaagcactgttctaagcgctgaagtagatatcaGGTGAGCAGGTCATccgacgcggggctcacagtctgcacccccattttacagccggagtcactgaggcacagagaagctaagtgacttgcctaaagtcacacagcagacaagtggctgcccctgtctcccccttctagactgtgagcccgttgtcgggtagggaccgtctctatatgttgccaacttggacttcccaagcgcttagtccagtgctctgcacacggtaaacgctcaatcaatgcgactgaatgaatgaatgaatgaatgaagtggcggaggcggaattagaacccacggcctctgttctagaccgtgagcccactgttgggtagggaccgtctctatatgttgccaacttggacttcccaagcgcttagtacaatgctctgcacacagtgctcaataaatacccaagcccgggctctttccactgagccacgctagtgcttactatgtgttgggcactgtactaagcgctgggatggatataagccaattgggttggacacagtccctggcccatacggggttcccagtcttaatcccagtcacttcacttctctgggcctcagttccctcatctgtcaatcaatcaatcaatcatatttattgagtgcttataataatgacatttattaagcacttactatgtgcaaagcaccgttctaagcactggggagtttacaaggtgaccaggttgtcccacggggggctcacagtcttcacccccattttccagatgagggaactgaggcccagagaagtgaagtgactcgcccaaagtcacacagccgacaagtggcggagccgggattggaacccatgacctctgaatccaaagcccgggctctttccactgagccgcgctgcttcccttactgtgtgcagagcactgtactaagcgcttgggaagtacaagttctgtcagatggggatgaagactgggagccccacgtgggacaacctgatcgccctgtaccctcccagcgcttagaacggtgcttcgcacgtagtaagtgcttgacaaataccgtcatcattattattattattattattatccctgtccaCCCTGCCCTTATCCATCGATGGACAGACTCGCGCTGGGGATGCCTTCCCAAGCAGCCGCCTCGGGAATAGCGTTAAACGAACGTGCCGCGcacaggcagggaggggggagagggcggggcggCGGGTGCGAGTTCTCCCAGGAAACTGGGGGCCGGCCCCaagacccctctcctcctcctcctcctacctgcaaGCCCTGCACGGAGGCCAGGAGGGTGAGGGCCAGGTGGAGCGACGAGTTGGGACTCAGCTTCCCGAGCTGGCGGCCGGAGACCCCGCACCAGTGGACGGAACGGCTGTTGCACATCTCCAAGACCAGATCCATCGTCCTCTCGCTGCTGAAGGGGACGGAAACCCGCGGTCCGGTCCGGCCTGGGCCCGCTccgaggaggagggccgggaggaCGCGGACCCGGAGGGGACCGCGAGGGCAATTCCCTCCCGCGGCCCAGCGCTCGCGCCCGGACGTTACCTGCAGTTGGTTATTTTGCAAGTGATGTGGAACGGCTCTTCCAGCGTGACCGTGTCCGGGACGGTCTCCAGGGCCAACCGCACGTCGCCGTAGCCCGGGGCCTGTGCGGACGGGAGACGGCCCCCGCGGCCCGCAGTCGGTTGTCACGctcctcatcatcatcgatcgtatttactgagcgcttactgtgtgcagagcaccgcaccgagcgctcgggaagtacaactcCGGACGACCGCGCGGGACGGAGGGCGTCCGCTCCCGCTGCCCCTTCCCCGCAACTCCGTCGCTTTTCCCGCCGGTCCCCGTCCCGACCGAGCCCAGAGGAGGACGGCGAGGGTCCGTCCTCCCGGAGAGgcgccccatcccctcctcctcgccGCCGCGGAGCCccatccctgctccctccctcctcaccatccTCTGGAGCTGGCTGGTCTGCAGCCGGCCCCGCTCTCCCAGGTTGGTTTTCCACACGATGTCCAGCTTCCCGATGACGGTGACGCCCTTGATGACGCCGGCCTTTTCGGCAAACTCCCGCTTGGGTTTCAGGCAGTACAGGTACTGGCGGGTGTCCAGGGGCTGCAGATAGGTCCGGGCTCCGAACGTCGACACCCTAGAAGGAGAAGAGGCCGCCGACCGGGGTCCTGGGGGGGACGCCCCGCGGGCACCGTGGAGGGGTGGCGGGGCGACCGTCTGGAAGCCGGAGGACCTGCTATCgcgttcccttcaaggccctgctgagagctcacctcctccaggaggccttcccagactgagccccttccttcctctccccctcatccccctctccatcccccccatcttacctccttcccttccccacagcacctgtatatatgtttgtacatatttattactctatttattttactgtacctatctattctatttattttgttagtatgtttggttttgttctccatctcccccttttagactgtgagcccactgttgggtagggactgtctctctatgttgccaatttgtacttcccaagcgcttagtacagtgctctgcacatagtaagcgctcaataaatacgattgattgattgactgattgattagactgtgagcccactgttgggtaaggaccgtctctctgtgttgccaacttggacttcccaagcgcttactacagtgctctgcacatagtaagcgctcaataaatacgattgattgattgactgattgattagactgtgagcccactgttgggtaaggaccgtctctctgtgttgccaacttggacttcccaagcgcttagtacagtgctctgcacacaggaagcgctcaataaatacgattgagtgaatgaatgaatgaatctgagcccCACCACCGGCCCGCTGCTGCGTGcgggacctcgggcaactcactggCCCTCCCTGAACCTCACGTCCTCATCGGGGGAATAATAATTCCCACCTTTCTACCTCCCTTACaggatcttctagaccgtgagcccgctgttgggtagggaccgtctctatatgttgccgacttggacttcccaagcgcttagtacagtgctctgcacacagtaagcgctctataaatacaattgaatgaatgaatgaatcgtcaggTGGGTAGAAATGAGacaggagaagaagcgtggcctaatggatagaacctggAACCGGGAGtcggtaggacctgggttctaatcccggctccaccgctcgtctgctttgcgaccttgggcaagtcacatcacttctctgggcctcagttacctcatctgtaaaatgagggttaagaatatgagcccgacgtgggataataataataatgatggcatttattaagtgcttactatgtgcaaagcactgttctaagcgctggggaggttatgaggtgatcaggttgtcccacaaggggttcacagtcttcatccccatttgacagatgagggaactgaggcccagagaagtgaagtgacttgcccgaagtcacaaagctgacaagtggcagagccgggatttgaacccatgaccttccttctaggctgtgagcccactgttggatagggaccgtctctatatgctgccaacttggacttcccaagcgcttagtacagtgctctgcacacagtaagcgctcaataaatatgactgaatgaatgaatgaatgacttctgactccaaagcccgggctctttccactgagccacgctgcttctcagggatagGGAtggagtccgacctgattagcttgtgcctaccccagcgtttagtacagcgcccgacacatagtaaatgcttaacgcagcgtggctcagtggaaagagcatgggcttgagagccagaggtcgtgggttcaaatcccggctcctccacttgtccgctgtgtgattttgggcaagtcacttcacttctctgggcctcagttccctcatctggaaaatggggatgaagactgtgagccccacgtggggcaacctgatcaccctgtatcctccccagtgcttagaacagtgctttgcacatagtaagcacttaacaaatgctattattattattattattaacgaataccactaaaaaaaaatgctGATTCTGCTATTCTCTCCTGGCATATTCAGGCAACCATCCGCTTTCGcattcttccccctcctttcattcaatagtatttattgagcgcttactgtgtgcagggcactgtgctaagcgcttcccaCTATCTGTACATCAGCGCCCGCCTTGCCCATGAGACGGGATCCCGGGGGGGCTTCCGTGCCAGTCTCGTAGGCCGGGGAACCCCCAGGGACGGGCCGCGGACGCCCGGCCGAGGGCCCCCCGCCTCGCCCATCCGGATCTTGGGGGtgccattcagcgcttagaacagtgctttgcacatagtaagcgcttaataaatgctatccggATCTTGTGGGtgccattcagcgcttagaacagtgctttgcacatagtaagcgcttaataaacgctatcataaaaattaaaaaaacagtgGCTTGGGCGCCGGAGCCCGGGTCGAGCCACGAAGCGGGCCCCGCcgtcggcctgagagtcagaaggacctgggttctaatcccggctccaccactgctctgctgtttgaccctgggcaggtcacttcacttctttgggcctcagtgacctcatccgtaaaatactaataataacggcggcatttgttaagcgcttactatgcgcgaagcactgttctaagcactggggggggattcaaggtgatcaggttgtcccacatggggctcacggtcttcacccccattttacagatgaggccactgaggctcagagaagtggagtgacttgcccgaggtcacacggcagacatgtggcggagccgggattcgaacccatgaccgccgactcccaagcccgggctctttccaccgagccgcggattaagactgtgaatcccaggtgggacagggactgagttcaacccgtATCTACCTGAGTGGATACAGCGGAGAgataccccagtacagtgcctggcgcatcggaagggcttaacaaataccacaaaaaagaaaagaaaacccagGCCTCCCCTGCAGGGACCTCGGGGGTCCCGTCGCCCCCGTTCTCCACTCCGGCTCCGGCTGGGGATTGTTAAGGGGTTCAGAATCATCAGAGCCCACTCAGTCGGTCctctgtattgagcgcctactgtgtgcacagcactctactaggcactagggagagtacaataataataataataataatgatgatggcattaagcgcttactatgagcaaagcactgtcctaagcgccggggaggttacaacgtgatcaggttgtcccacggggggctcacagtcttcacccccattttacagacgagggaactgaggcccagagaagtgaatttatttatttatttagtttatttgtacctatctattctatttattttattttgttagtatgtttggttttgtcctctgtctcccccttttagactgtgagcccactgttgggtagggactgtctctagatgttgccaatttggacttcccaagcgcttagtacagtgctctgcacacagtaagcgctcaataaatacgattgatgatgatgatgatgatgatgaagtgacttgccccaagtcacccagctgacaagtggcggagccgggatttgaacccaggacctctgactccaaagcccgggctccaagcgcttagtccagtgctctgcacacagtaagcgctcaataaatacgattgatgattgattgatttccactgagccacactgcttctcttcttcagtaGAACAGCAGacacactgcactctcccaggcgcttaggacagcgcacacggtaagcgcttgataattacGGTTGACCTACTGATGGGCAAACaggcccaataataatgataatgatggcacttattaagcgcttcctatgtgcaaagcactgttctaagcgctggggaggttacaaggtgatcaagcggtcccacggggggctcacagtcttccagatgagggaactgaggcccagagaggtgaagcgacttgcccaaagctgacaagtggggcagctgggatttgaacccaccacctctgactccaaagcccgggctctttccactgaggcacgccgcCGCTTCTCTTCAACAGAGGAGCAGACACGCTGcgccctcccaggcgcttagcacagcgcatgcggtaagcgctcgataattaCGGTCGACCTACTGATGCGCCAACGGGCCCGATGAGCCGAAGCCGAGCTGCCGCGGGGACGCCCGCGGGCCCCCCGGCGTCCTCACCCTCGTCCGCCGAAACTGGCGGCGTTCAGCTCGGTGACGTTGTACATGATGGAAGGCTCCAGGGAAACCTTCTCCATGAACATGGGGGACGTGGTGATGTTCTGGATCTGCGCCTCGAGGAAGACTTCGTCGGTCTGCGGGGGCGGCAAGAGAGGAGAGGCCGGCTACGGGGGCGCGCTCGGGGAGGGGGCCGCCCCGCTCAACCCCCCCGGGTGTGATTAGTTCAGCCTGCAAATCAAGGCGACGGCGGCGATTAGTGCGAGAAAGCCGGCAGCGAGCATCCCAGCGCGGACCCTGGGAGCGGAGAGGTCGGGCCCCAGCTGACGATGGACGGGGGGGAGAAGCCTCGCTCTCTCGGCGAGCCCGGGACGCGGGCGCTTCCCCTCCCGGGCCGGTTGACCCGTTTCGAAAAAGAAGGGGGGAAGGCGGGGCGGAAGAACCAAAACCGGCAGCCAAACCGGGGGGCCCAAAAGCGGACGCCCACCGAGCAAAAAAACCAAGCCAAAACCCAGGTGGGAAGCCGAGATCGGGCTCCGGCCCCGCCGAGGCGGCCGGCCGCGGGTTGACgcggactgcgagcccgctgttgggtagggaccgtctctctatgttgccaacttggacttcccaagcgcttagcacagtactgtgcacacagtaagcgctcaataaatacgattgatggattgatcgatcacCAAAGCGCCCCGCTACTCCGCCCGGGGTTCACTCTGTGATTCCCGAGGACCGACTTGgcttttccagagaagcagcgcggctcagcggagagagcccgggctttggagtcggaggtcgtcggttcaggtcccggctctgccaactgtcagctgtgggactttgggcgagtcgcttcgcttctctaggcctcggttccctcatctggaaaacggggatgaagactgggagccccccgggggacaacctgatgaccttgcagcccttagaacggtgctttgcacatagtaagcgcttagcggatacaatcattattatctcgGCCCCACGCACGGGCAGGGGACTGCCGCAACGGGTGACACTTTGACTGTTGAAGCTTGATGGAGACTTACGGGTGAGCGAGGGCCGTGCCCGCTCCCAGGCTGGCCTCCTCTCCTTAGGGAGCTCGGCCGGCCCTCTCCTAACGGGTGCCTTGGGTTCGGATCACTGGAGCACAAGTCATCCGCTTTCGCCCCGCCTCAGCGTTTCCCAGGCCTCGTTCCGGAAAAGCCCCCAGGGAACCAGCCCCGGGCGCCGCCCGGTCGCGCCAACCCCGAGGGAGGGGGTCCGCCCGCTGGGGGCTTCTCAGACCCAGGCCCCAAGTGTCACCGGAGCCCAGGGCATCGCTCCCCTCGCCCTTCCCCACCGACTCGGTCGGCATCCCACCCATCCGTTGTTTGGGACGCCACCGAGGTACTGGGCGGCTGGGCGCTGACTGCCGGCTTGGGTTTAGAAAGAGCcgggtgggacagagagagagaaagaagcagccCGGTGGGGAAGCAGAAGTTGGTCGGAATCGCCCCGCGAGCAGGCGGGGTCCGTCCCCCCGCCGGCTGGCTCCAAGGGGACGCGGAAATCGGGGGTCTGCCGATCCAGGCGGCTCCGAACTGCCCCGCCGGgccaaggagaggaaagggatcttCTTCCCGTCTAGTGGGGTCTACCGAGGCCTGCATCGCCGGGCCGGCACCGAATTCTCACAGCTCCCGTCTTTCTCGAAAGCCGAGCGGCCGACGGGAGGGTCAGCCCAGGGCATCAGATGCCCCCAACCCTAAAAGAGGCAGGCCTCCACCCGCCCTCCGCAATTTGGAACGGTTACTTCTCGGTTTCGGCCAAACGGTGCCGGGGGGACGCGGATTCAGAACCGACTTTGCTTTCCCACTGCGTTTTTCCAGAGATGTTAAGAGGCACCGAGACCATTAGAAGAGACCAAGGGAAGCGGACTCGTCgctagtaaaataaatgaaattaccacAGAACTGAGGTCACTCTAACgggaaaataaaaaacaaacagaaaaatctGCGTTAAATGTTAACGAAGGAGGACGACGGCGACGCGCTTCCCCAACCCTAAAAGAGGCAGGCCTCCATCCGCCCTCCGCAATTTGGAACGGTTACTTCTCGGTTTCGGCCAAACGGTGCCGGGGCGGGGGGACGCGGATTCAGAACCGACTTTGCTTTCCCACTGCGTTTTTCCAGAGATGTTAACAGGCACCGAGACCATTAGAAGAGACCAAGGGAAGCGGACTCGTCgctagtaaaataaatgaaattaccacAGAACTGAGGTCACTCTAACGGGaaaataaaaaacagaaaaaTCTGCGTTAAATGTTAACGAAGGAGGACGATGGCGACGCGCTTCCCCAACCCTAAAAGAGGCTGGCCTCCATCCACCCTCCGCAATTTGGAACGGTTACTTCTAGGTTTCGGCCAAACGGTGCCGGGGGGACGCGGATTCAGAACCGACTTTGCTTTCCCACTGCGTTTTTCCAGAGATGTTAAGAGGCACCGAGACCATTAGAAGAGACCAAGGGAAGCGGACTCGTcgctaataaaataaatgaaattaccacAGAACTGAGGTCACTCTAACGGGaaaataaaaaacagaaaaaTCGGCGTTAAATGTTAACGAAGGAGGACGACGGCGACGCACTTCCGAACAAAATGCGCCCGGGCATTTTGGTCCCGTCTATGCACGGCGGCATTAGTGCCCGAGAATGGAAACTGAGGTAGACACGCGCAAAGGACAGGGGTCGGTCTGTGCCTTCGTGGGCCCCGGGATCCCTCCTGGCTCCTTGAGGCCCCAGGATGCTGTGACTTTACCCACGCACTAACCGGGCACCCttccttcatttaatcgtatttactgagcgcttactgtgtgcagagcactgtactaagcgcttgggaagtacaaaccccGAGACGGACAAACTGTCAGCCCAACTGGTCATCTCCAGCCCACAGCCTGCCTTTGCCAACCTCCAAGTCATCTTTCTGGGGGTGAAGGATTACCCCTCtttcatatatatctatatatatctctctttatatatctatctctctatatatatctatctctctataatacatctatatatagatatctatatataatattatatataatattatatattatatcgtgtaatattatattatattattatattatatagagaagcagcgtggctcagtggaaagagcccgggctttggagtcagaggtcatgggttcaaatcccagctccgccaattgtcagctgtgggacttcgggcaagtcacttcacttctctttgcctcagttccctcatctgtaaaatggggattaagactgtgggccccccacgggacaacctgatcaccttgtaacctccccagcgcttggaacagtgctttgcacatagtaagcgcttaataaatgccattatcatcatcatcatcaaatatatatatatatatcttagatacatatatatgatgatgataatggcatatcagagatataaatatatatatagagatgtatatatagatagataggtagatatgaataaaatggcatttgttaagtatttactacgcgccaggcactgtactaagtgccggggtagatataacatagtcaggttgaacaaagttcctgtcccacattaggttcacagtcttaacccccattttactgatgagataactgaggtatacagaataataataataatgatattagcgatggtatttgtgacgcgcttaccagtgctttgcacatagtaagcgcttaataaatgccgccattattattattattattgttattgttattattattattatttgccaggcactttactaagcgccggggtgcatacaagcaaatcaagtcggacacagtccctgtcccttaagggcctcaccatctcaatccccattttccaagtgaggtaactgaggcacagagaagtgaacttgcccaaggccatacagcagacaggtggcggagccgggattagaacccatgaccttctgagcctccctcctcccagactgagccccttccttcctctccccctcgtccccctctccatcccccccgtcttacctccttcccttccccacagcacctgtatatatggatatatggttgtacatatttattactctatttatttatttatcttacttgtacatatcgatcctatttattttattttgttagtatgtttggttttgttctctgtctcccccttttagactgtgagcccactgttgggtagggactgtctctatatgttgccaatttgtacttcccaaacgcttagtacagtgctctgcacatagtaagcgctcaataaatacaattgatgatgataagccccagccactgctctattcacta contains:
- the TRAPPC13 gene encoding trafficking protein particle complex subunit 13 isoform X7 translates to MRLTKPTLFTNIPVTCEDKDLPGDLFNQLMREDPSTVKGAETLMLGEMLTLPQNFGNIFLGETFSSYISVHNDSSQMVKDILVKADLQTSSQRLNLSASSSAVAELKPDCCIDDVIHHEVKEIGTHILVCAVSYTTQSGEKMYFRKFFKFQVLKPLDVKTKFYNAESDLSSVTDEVFLEAQIQNITTSPMFMEKVSLEPSIMYNVTELNAASFGGRGVSTFGARTYLQPLDTRQYLYCLKPKREFAEKAGVIKGVTVIGKLDIVWKTNLGERGRLQTSQLQRMAPGYGDVRLALETVPDTVTLEEPFHITCKITNCSSERTMDLVLEMCNSRSVHWCGVSGRQLGKLSPNSSLHLALTLLASVQGLQSVSGLRLTDTFLKRTYEYDDIAQVCVVSSAAGGEG